In a genomic window of Azospirillum lipoferum 4B:
- a CDS encoding glycosyl hydrolase family 17 protein, protein MRPILILAAILVAGFANLAVWSLPNRPVPLDPPPGGKLRSVSFAPFRDGQSPLTQVFPTDAQIEEDLAALAPQVAGIRTYTSLEGLQVVPEMARRHGIQVTMGAWLSSKAEKNEAEIASLIDLANRYPDVITRVIVGNEVLLRRELTPEQVTGYIDRVKAAVKQPVSYADVWEWWLKYPQIADHVDYLTIHLLPYWEDVPAGVEGATERIRQSYRSIAQRFPGKPILVGETGWPTQGRSRGAAVPGLVNKAKFVNAFVRMAEQEGFDYNVIEAFDQEWKAKLEGTVGGHWGLYNADRTPKFSLAGPVVGTVAWPWLFTISSGLALVLLGGLALLRRHLPGSGWVVLILLAQALSTLYVRAGFVAAHGKHYWQDTTLAVGMLALTAALVLAVLLTAHRTLASGGLALEPLVGLRHARPALTRTERVGRWSAVALGGVALVWSLLIVYDGRYRDFPNPYLLIPAVALPALGLIRAARRPVGAETRDTLGIASLFRPAVPVDDGEPRGLCGAVRRMPVESLLGFGLLLGALLTVVAEGFVPLESLIYGQLPFMEALHEVDWTLPNWEALGWAALQVVLALPFLAGVWSARRPLRRI, encoded by the coding sequence ATGCGCCCGATCCTCATCCTCGCCGCGATCCTCGTCGCCGGCTTCGCGAATCTCGCCGTCTGGTCCCTGCCGAACCGCCCGGTGCCGCTCGATCCGCCGCCGGGGGGCAAGCTGCGCAGCGTGTCCTTCGCCCCCTTCCGCGACGGCCAGAGCCCGCTGACCCAGGTCTTCCCGACCGATGCCCAGATCGAGGAGGACCTCGCAGCCCTGGCGCCGCAGGTGGCCGGCATCCGCACCTACACCTCGTTGGAAGGCTTGCAGGTGGTGCCGGAGATGGCGCGCCGGCACGGGATCCAGGTCACCATGGGGGCGTGGCTGTCCTCCAAGGCCGAGAAGAACGAGGCGGAGATCGCCTCGCTGATCGATCTCGCCAACCGCTATCCCGACGTCATCACCCGCGTCATCGTCGGCAACGAAGTGCTGCTGCGGCGCGAGCTGACGCCGGAGCAGGTGACCGGCTACATCGACCGGGTCAAGGCGGCGGTGAAGCAGCCGGTGTCCTATGCCGACGTGTGGGAATGGTGGCTGAAATACCCGCAGATCGCCGATCACGTCGATTACCTGACCATCCACCTGCTGCCCTATTGGGAGGATGTGCCGGCCGGCGTCGAGGGCGCGACCGAGCGCATCCGCCAGAGCTACCGCAGCATCGCCCAGCGTTTCCCCGGCAAGCCGATCCTGGTCGGCGAGACCGGCTGGCCGACGCAAGGCCGCTCGCGCGGGGCCGCCGTGCCGGGGCTGGTCAACAAGGCGAAGTTCGTCAACGCCTTCGTCCGCATGGCCGAGCAGGAGGGCTTCGACTACAACGTGATCGAGGCCTTCGACCAGGAATGGAAGGCGAAGCTGGAGGGCACCGTCGGCGGCCATTGGGGCCTCTACAACGCCGACCGCACGCCGAAATTCTCGCTGGCCGGTCCGGTCGTCGGCACTGTCGCCTGGCCCTGGCTGTTCACGATCTCCAGCGGGCTGGCGCTGGTGCTGCTGGGCGGGCTGGCCCTGCTGCGCCGCCATCTGCCGGGCAGCGGCTGGGTGGTGCTGATCCTGCTGGCGCAGGCGCTGTCCACGCTTTATGTCCGCGCCGGCTTCGTCGCGGCGCATGGCAAGCATTACTGGCAGGACACCACGCTGGCCGTGGGCATGCTGGCGCTGACCGCCGCGCTGGTGCTGGCGGTGCTGCTGACCGCCCACCGCACGCTGGCCAGCGGCGGACTGGCGCTGGAGCCGCTGGTCGGCCTGCGCCATGCCCGCCCGGCCCTGACCCGCACCGAGCGGGTGGGGCGGTGGAGCGCCGTGGCGCTGGGCGGCGTGGCGCTGGTCTGGTCGCTGCTGATCGTCTATGACGGCCGCTATCGCGACTTCCCCAACCCCTACCTGCTGATCCCGGCGGTGGCGCTGCCGGCGCTGGGGCTGATCCGCGCCGCCCGCCGCCCGGTGGGGGCGGAAACGCGCGATACGCTGGGCATCGCCAGCCTGTTCCGCCCGGCGGTCCCGGTGGACGATGGCGAGCCGCGCGGGCTGTGCGGCGCCGTCCGCCGCATGCCGGTGGAGTCGCTGCTGGGCTTCGGGCTGCTGCTGGGTGCGCTGCTGACCGTGGTGGCCGAGGGGTTCGTCCCGCTCGAATCGCTGATCTACGGCCAGCTTCCCTTCATGGAGGCCCTGCACGAGGTCGATTGGACCCTGCCGAACTGGGAGGCGCTGGGCTGGGCCGCCCTGCAGGTCGTGCTGGCCTTGCCGTTCCTGGCCGGGGTGTGGAGCGCCCGGCGCCCGCTGCGGCGGATCTGA